From the Polaribacter gangjinensis genome, the window TCTAAAAATAAGTCGTTAAAAGGTTATAATTCAGATGTAGTTGGTTTTGAAAAATCTATCAAACCATTACTTAAAACTCATCATCAAAAAGCTTTGATTTTAGGAACTGGTGGTGCATCAAAAGCAGTGGCTTTTGTACTTCAAAAAAGCAATATTTCGTTTCAATTTGTATCAAGAAATCCTAATGGAAATCATGAAATTTCATACGAAAATCTTACTCAAGAAATCATTCAAAGTCATACAATTATAGTGAATTGTTCTCCACTTGGAACTTCACCCAATATTGATAAATTTCCTGATATTCCCTATCAATTTTTAAATAAAAATCATTTATTATACGATTTGATATACAATCCTGCAGAAACTATCTTTTTATCAAAAGGGAAAAGACAAGGAGCTACAATTAAAAATGGTTTAGAAATGTTGCAATTGCAAGCAGAAGAATCGTGGAGAATTTGGAATGATTTATAAATCATTAATATTACTTATAGAGAAATCTTGTAAAGTATGTAAGTTGTCCTTATTTTTGTTGACAATATGATTATAGTATCGTATTAAGACCATTAAACATCGTAGATATGTTAGAAAACAATAAGGATAATTCCCGTAAAATTGAAGATGAATTGAATGAAGTTGACTCTTCATCATCTGAAAATCAATTGATTAATGAAAAAGTAGAGGAGACTTCAGATAATCATTCAACAACTGAAGATGAAGATCATGACAATGAAAATGAGCAAGTTTTAGAAGATTTTTCTGAACTTTCAATAGAAGAGTTGGTTGTTTCTTTAAAAAAATTGATTGATAATAATCCAATTCAACAAATTAAATCATCTGTTGATCAAATTAAAAATGCTTTTAATGAAAAGTTCGGTGATTTATTAGCTGAAAAAAAACAAGCATTTTTAGAAGAAGGTGGAGAATCTATAGATTTTCAGTTTACACATCCTTCAAAATCTGAATTTAATAAGCTTTTATCTGACTACAGAGTTAAAAGAGAAGCGCATTATGCAAGCATTGAAAAGAAATTAAATGAAAATTTAGAGAAGCGTCTTGAAGTTATAGAAGAGTTAAAAACCTTAATTGATGAAGCTGAGGTTTCAACTATGTATAAAAATTTTAAGGCAATTCAAGAAAAGTGGAATTCAATTGGTGGTGTTCCAAAATCGACATACAATGACACTTGGAAAACCTATCAGCATCATGTAGAGCGTTTTTATGATTTATTACATTTGA encodes:
- a CDS encoding shikimate dehydrogenase family protein, translating into MTENEKNNIFGLLGKNISYSFSRGYFTEKFQKLQLKNHSYFNFDIASCNDFPSIIASENDLKGLNVTIPYKQEIIPFLDELDETAKQIGAVNTIKISKNKSLKGYNSDVVGFEKSIKPLLKTHHQKALILGTGGASKAVAFVLQKSNISFQFVSRNPNGNHEISYENLTQEIIQSHTIIVNCSPLGTSPNIDKFPDIPYQFLNKNHLLYDLIYNPAETIFLSKGKRQGATIKNGLEMLQLQAEESWRIWNDL